ggaatgaacaaggacagcttggaggttagaagcaacaTGGAGTCAGTTAGGGCAAATCTTTTTCGTTGTCTTAGTTAGAATCTTGCAATGACGACtttcataactttaaatgatTACTATCACAGTTTTCgtaaataatctaggtaaacgattaaaataaaataattaggtaaatgtcATGGGATAAATACTTATAGACAAACTTGTGataatttagaatctaaagttaaattaaataatagatatttcattatttgggtattttccaaaaaaaaatgtaggaaaacattctttctaaaaaaaaatggcctttttaaaaaggtgaacaatttttgtctaattcaaagtcCATTTAAAGGTTATGTATAAAACCAGATAAAAGGAACTGGGAAATAAGAGAGATGTaaagaaatttatagaaataaggaggtttttttttttgtaagaaagcttaaagagaaataattttatatgagaaagaatcttgtatggtaaatttagtcctagaataaaatgactggttgtttaagaaaGAAGGATgttcaggaaaaaacagaaagtccaagcatgtcatGAACGATCTGTGTAAGTCACAATAAGaggatttatttaaaacaaaacaaaaaattttttttttttttgagatggagtattgtcacccaggctggagtgcagtggtgcaatcttggctcactgcaagctccgtctcctgggtcacaccattctcctgtctcagcctcccgagtagctaggactacaggtgcccaccgcctcgcccagctaattttttgtatttttagtagagacgcggtttcaccatgtgagccaggatggtctcgatctcctgacctcgtgatccgcccaccttggcctcccaaagtgctgagattacaggcgtgagccaccacgcccggccaacaaaaCTTTTATATGATAGAGTTGTCTGTAACTAAAGAGAAATTATAATGGTCTTTATAGAGATTGGGTTTGATGTAAAAAATACACTTACACACTAAATAGTTGATTAGAGCACTAAAATTTTCTTAAGGGATTGATTTACTCTTAGTAAATTATaggagattttaatttttttaaacacaaatttcaacttttattgcatctcactgttttcagtttttgttccCCTTTTAAAAGGCACGAAATAGTGACACTCTCCTTCAACTCATTTTCAGCtcatataagtttttttttcccctcaacttCTGTTTGTTGTGGCCTGATGCtaacaatgttttcttaaaagtctaaaggaaatgttttcttccaacatAATATTCTGTGCACTGCAGAAGatctcttcttttgtcttttggtaACTGGCTTAACAGATTTTGTGTTTTATCAAAATAATCCCTATGCCATTATTGTTAAGTTTTGGTTTGCTTAGAAAATAACTgagattaaaacaattttttaaaaattaaggttatTACATCCATATATCTTTctgtatgtgcttttaaagtccttgtgaTATAGAGCACAGGGCTTTGAGTCCTGGGTCTAAAAAGGACACCAAgtcctgctaaatcttaaacactgGCAGTAATTAAAACCTTATCTTCAGGCTCAGTAAAAGACGCCAATCAAAGTAAACTGCATTCCTGAAacacagggccagaaattaaagcTGTTCAATTCAGGCCAGGGACTATCACAGAAGAGGTGCGTGTGTGAGATTGTAAGGGCCAATGTTGAGTGATAAAATAAGCTCAGTTTCTCTATAAACTAACCATTAATGTCAAAGGCATACTAAGGCAAGACCAGCATATGGGTGCCTGTGTCAGATTAACattttcttgaagcattaactGACTCCCAAATAAAGGCtataaaggttataaaaggcCTATGGAAGTTATAGCTTATggtcaagattaaaattttatagattgttcATGAAATTTTGGAAGTCAAATTTGATTggcttcatgctgtttttattagggcTTATTGTTTGGAAAAGTAAGTCTCCTCTCTCAAAGAACGAAGGTTTTCACCTTTTTTTGAAGTTCTTGAGTTATCACTCTGgttaaatgaatgatttattttacaataacctgtgatcctattttgtgatatcaagtgttttaaacctttgatatttgacaaactttccaaaatcaaattataaactATGTCTTTTACCGACCTAGTTAATCCTGTAAGATATTATGTTCCTAGCGGGgaatgtgaaaggaaaagaaatcttggggccccccaaatcactaagctagagggaaaagtcaagctgggaatggtttagggcaaacctgcctcccattctatgcAGTCATCCCTCCattcactgagataaatgcgtatctaattgcctcctttggaaaggctaatcagaaactcaaaataatgcaaCCATTTGACTCTCACCTACCTGTGGCCTGGAAGCTCCCTGTCTGCTTGAGTTGTCCTGCTTTTCCGGAtggaaccaatgttcatcttacatatattgactgatatctcatgtctccctaaaatatataaaaccaagctgtgccctgaccaccttgggcacatgtcatcaggacttcctgaggctgtgccaCAGgcatgcagcctcaaccttggcaaaataaactttctaaattaactgagaccagtctcagatattcagggTTCACAGTATCCAAAAATCCAATCACAtctgaaaccgcctttgcaaaaattttcacagtgaaaaaataacggcagtgaaagagatctgatctaGCCAACCTCCCTCTTGCCTTTAGCCTTCAAGCTGCTTTTACTtattcctgggtttaagccaaGCTACATGTGGGagtcatttattttatagtttaaatgataataaccTGTCCCTCAAACTCAACCACTCTTGTAATACTGAGAGACCACCAGGCTAGGAGGAGGAGATGAACCTAaattctgctaaggtgtagacaTAAACAATTGGGAGGCATTATTCCAGAAGCCACAAGATATGCAActtcctcagtttcccctgcAGATAATGTTACTTTTGTAGAATCTAGGATTGGCCTTCTGAGATATCTTCTCAGGATTTTGCATGTCTGATGACTGATGGCTCCACCGGGACCAGCCAAAggcttctgtgtccccacccagaagCAAGTCAGAGAAAGAGGACAGCTTCGAcaccctatgatttcatctctgacccaaccaatcagcactccccataCCCTAGCCCTCTACCTACCAAATTACCTTTGAAAAATCCCTAACCTCCAAGCCTTAGATGAGTTTGATGTGAGTAATAACTCTGCCTCCCACATGGTGTGGCTAGCATCATGTCAATTAacctctttctttactgcaacaCCATGGTCTCCATGAACTGATTTTtttgtgcagtgggcaggaagaacctgTGGGGCAGTTACACATCTTGAAAGAGAAGCTCTTCCTGTGAGGTACATCAACTGTGGTTAAGAATCttacatacttatcatttttcattgttgtgagaacatttaaaatctactcttttctttttctttttttttttgagatggcgtctcactctgtcgcccaggctggagtgcaccacaaccttggctcaccacaacctgctgggttcaagtgattctcttgcctcagcctcctgagtagctgcgattacaggcatgcaccactcttttagcaattttatttatttatttatattatttttaaaaaatatctttaacttttattttagattcaggggtatatgtgcaggcttgctatatgggtatattgtgtgatgctgaggtttggggtatgagtGATTCCATCAGCTAGACAGTGGGCATTGTACACAAGCAATATACCTAATGGTgtggtatggtggcacatacttgtaatcccagctacttggtaggctgaggcaggagaatcacttgaatccagggggcagaggttgcagtgcgctgagatcacaccactgcattccagcctgtgcaacagagtgggactctgtctcaaaaaaaaaaaataaaaagaaggtggTTTTGTAATCAGCTATAAAACTCTAAAaggtgctcttgaatgcaggtttctgacaACTTTAGAGATTGTGACATAGAGGAAAAACTTTTGGGActcatggagagctgaaatgttcatgaatatcaagcagaacaggaatGAACTACATGGAGTGAACTTATAGAAGACTGAAGtaaactttttgactttttgcttaaaacgttgttgatcctttgttttgttttctcagagtcaaggaaacttttcttttgagccaTTGACAGCTTTTAACAAGTTATtatactcctatgaacaaaatttggagcatatttgtttctctctacctgatttctccagaatttggaaactatttgtgagtattcttaacttatcacaacatagttatttgcataagtgcaataataATCTGCTTTtatttgtaacaggacacaattggagaaactggttattctaccatggctttgactggaatggtgtgctttccttcAAGGAATTAAACTTGTTTTATGGAGCCagtaaaagccccttgggaaaactggctgcaTACCCTGTCTACACAGTCCCTgaacagggttcctgacctgtggtaagtaaagaatgtcactttctgacaggcccaggagccccaagtttTATCTTGGCAGCTCAAAAGGAGAGGAATTCAtgcaactcataggtatttgatggtacaaatcCATGGCAGGGCTCAGCTTTAAACAAGTCTtttctgagattccttctatggaacaaagttccatcaaagccaatttaaaagcccatgtaaaaaataattattcttcctgcactgtatacaaataatcaggccaagtataatgaAGGAAATcagtcctaccatgatttgtctttagtaaaaatgagaaactggagatacacctgttgttagattctagtcttgcctaatgtttttccatttttattattttctacagtttggaccaaattctaatttttcttggctacaagaaatgttttcatttttttccctttcttttttcccacttTGCCTAATTTGGAGTCACTGAAAGCTAAGCTGTGCTTTTTGAAGCCCTGTGAACTGAAtctagacaacttaaacttcagaagaaaataacagcaacctattTACATATATAAGCTACTTTCATACCTGTCTACTGAtgtatggacttcagagtaatgtggTCTATATCGATTTTCTAggattgttattttgtttgttgtttttctcccttcctccccttattttctcttcataggacATGAGTATTCTCAACCTGCTAATAATGAGCTACCTATCTAGGGTAGCTATCAGGACCTACCTATCTAGGAATAAGCTATCCTAGCCATGAGAGACCCGATGAAACCTGAGACCAGAGACTCGTTTTCTTCTAcaatgctttctccaaaagatttttaaaaagaaaagggggaaatgtgaaaggaacaTATCTTGGGCCCCCCAAAATCattaagctaaagggaaaagtcaagctgggaatgGCTTATGGCAAACCTGCCTCCcgttctattcaaagtcacccctctgctcactgagatagatgcatatctaattgcctcctttggagaggctcatGAGAAACTCAacagaatgcaaccatttgtctctcacccacctgtgacctggaagccccctccctgcttgagttgtcccacctttccagactgaaccaatgttcatcttacatatgttgattgatgtctcatgtctccctaaaatgtgtaaaaccaaactatgctctgaccaccttggcacATGTCACCAggaccttctgaggctgtgtcatggacGTGAGTCCTCAActtttgcaaaataaactttctaaattaactaagacctgtctcagatattcaggATTCACAGTTTGCTGTCTCTCTTCACTAGAAAAGTTGTTCCATGAAGGCCAGGATCTCTTTTACTGAGTGATGTATTCCAAGTGCCTGGAGCAATGTCTGGCATATAGAAGGAATTCCATATGTGTGTTAAATTAATGAACTAGCCTCCTATGCTCATTCAAGGTGAGAGGTGAGTTTGGCTAAAATATGGCCCAGGAACTTTCTGCATAAGACTGTTATGGCCCCCAGGGCCAACAGTCATCTGCCCAGGCTTGTAAATTTCCCAAATACCGAGGAAAATGGTCCAAAATTCAGCAAACCCAGGGAAGCTTTCAGCCAGGCTTCCTTTCCAGGGATTCCTCACTTCCTCATCTGCAGTGGGCTGGGGTGGACTCACCTGCTGCTGGAATGAGGAAGCCCCTATCCCTGcgggggtggggctggaggagggctgGGGTGGCTGAGAGGAGCTGCATTCTTGTTTAGTCTCTTCTCCATCTTCCCTTGGGATATGCCTCACAGTGGATCGCAGCTACTACATGGGGTCTAAGAGAATATAGTCCCTGCTGTGGCCCTGGCCTCCTCTCCCTACCTGACTCCTCCCAGCGAGGGGGTCCTTGTCTCATTTGATAAGCAAAGAGCTGGGGCTGAGTGGAGGATGGAAGGGGCTCAGCCTACAGATCAATGGTGTCCAAGATCCCCACCCCAAGTGCTGGGTTTTGTCCCCTATGGACCCCCCTCAACCTCTTCTGGGGAGTCTTCCCCTCCCATTTCCTCCCATTCCCTCCTTCTTCTCAGCAGCATAGCCCAGAGCAGAGTAAATTTCTGGAAGACAATGTCACACACCCAATGCAGAACCCCAGACCACGGGGCCAAAAGGACCCTGTAGATCATGttgacagaggcccagagagggcagatAACTTGTACGTTCACACAGCTCCTGGGTCAGTGTTAAGGAGAGAGCTGGAAATGGAACGTGGaccttctgattttctttttcttttcttttttcagacagagtcttgctctgtcgcccaggctggagtgcagtggagcaatctcagctaactgcaaccttcacctcccaggttgaagcaattctcctgcctcagcctcccgagtagcaaggattacaggcatgcaccaccacgcccagctagtttttgtatttttagtagagatggggtttcaccatgttggtcaggctggtgtcgaactcctggcctcaagtgatctgcccaccttggcctctcaaagcgctggggttacaggcatgagccactgcaccgggcctggTTTTAAAGTTCTTTCCAGTTCTGAGATGTTGTGATTCCCTGATGCGGATCCAGCAGGCTTTCTTCTACCCAAGAGCTGCCTTCATCAGCGCTCCTGCCCTGAAATTCCCAAGCTACCTTGTCTAGTCACTGGCCAGTGGCCATAACAGTTCATGTCTGTGGCACACGGAGGGAGTAAGATTCTTCTCTAGGGTGTTTGGAAATATATTCAGTAACTACATGTCCCTTCTCATGGCTGCATCTCTAGCTTGGCTGAGTCATCACCCTCATGCGTCCTCTCTTCCTAGGCCCTGAGACCAGATGAGTGCCctcatcttttctctcttcccagcTAGTCTCTTCCCCAGCCCCATGCCTTCAGCTGGCCGATGTTCCTGGCTTTGACTGGGATGCAGAATCACAGGATGATGAAGATGGAAGGATATTAGCAGTTGGAGTTGTCCCACACTGGGGAGCCGTCTCTTCTCCCCAACGCTTGAGGATCAGGGTGGATGTCAGGGTTCTCGCTCATTTGCTGAGCACCTAAGATGTGTATATTTTTGATGAGCATCAACTGTGTAGCAGGCACCGTGTGAGAGCTTTACTATCGCATGAGATCCTCACAACAACAGCCCGGCGAGGTAGCGTTTATCCATTTACAGAGCAGGAAGTGAAGGTTCAGCCTGGCTCTGAAATTCACCCTCGGTGATAGAGCTAATCATGCCCAGGACCAGGAATGAAATCCGGGTCTGACTCAAAGCCCAAGCTCCAGGCACAGGAGGGGGTGGTGGTGAAACGTGACCTCCTGTGGCCTTCCCAGCACAAGACTGAGGGGTCAGTGTCACTGTGGAAGtgatttggctgggcgtggtggctcacgcctgtaatcccagcactttgggaggccaaggcaggcggatcacatgaggtcaggagttcgagacaagcctggccaacatggtgaaaccccgtctctactaaaaatacaaaaattatccgggtgtggtggcacatgcctgtaatcccagctactcgggaggctgaggcaggagaattgcttgatcccaggaggaagaggtttcaatgagctgagatctcactactgtacactccagcctgggcaacagagcaagactccatgtcaaaaaaaaaaagctagtgatTCCATATCTTCAAATCAAATTTCAGCAGAGTGTTTACTGAGCAAGGGGCAGGGGGGTCAGCTTGCTGACAGCCTCAGCCTGCACATTTGTGATCACTTGGCCACATCCTGGAAACTACCCTGTCACACACCTGGGCAGGAGGCTGCCCCTCCTCCCTGGTTTGAGGAAGCAGGAAAAGGTACCCGTGAGAGACAGCCAGCAGTTCTGTGGAGCGGCGGTGGCCAGCTAGGATGGGCTCTCTCTGGGGTCTGGCTCTgccccttttcttcttcttctgggaGGTTGGGGTCCCTGGGAGCTCTGCAGGTAAGGAAGCCAGAGGGGCCTGGTGGGCCTCTCCCTTAGCGGGGCTCTGGGAGTGAATTTCAGTATGAGCCACCCTTCATGGGCAAGAGCAGGATCTCTCGGGTTGATTATAATGAACCACAGTGCTACCTGTGAAGTGCTATTATTGATGATAAAAAGTGTGCAGATGACGGTGTGTGTGAGTGTAAGCGTGCATGGCGCTGCAGTATACACTAATCAACCATGATGGTGTGTGTGAGCGTAAGGGTGCCTGGCGCTGAGCGTAAGGTGCCGCTAATCAACCATGAGGTGTGTGTGAGCGTAAGGGTGCCTGGCGCTGCAGTATACACTAATCAACCATGATGGTGTGTGTGAGCGTAAGCGGTGGCCATAGCACTGGCAGTATACACTAATCAACCATgatggtgtgtgtgagtgtaagGGTGCCTGGCGCTGCAGTACACACTAATCAACCATGACGGTGTGTGTGAGCGTATGCATGCCTGGCGCTGCAGTACACACTAATCAACCATGATGCTGCCATCGTAAGGGGTGGCTGAGAGTTTGTCCTTATGAACGTGGGAGAGTAAGTGGGGCACGGAGCCGGGGTGCAGGGAGGTGCCAGCTGGTGATCATTGTGCAGAAAGCTGAAGAATGTGGCTTAACAAGATTCTGACTGCTCTAAGTTTATTACCCAGCATggatttcctttaaaatacagatttcatgTGAAAAGTCCAACTGCCACAAACTGCTTGGGAAGAGTGGATGCTGAGAGGCAGGGCTTTTGTGAAAGACGGGAACGAACCCTGACCTGTCGTTAATAGGAGTTGTGCCAAACTCAtcacatacattaaaaaaaaaaggaattttttttttttttttttttttagagcagttctAGGTTCACTCTAATCCTTGAGtggagaggctgggtgcagtggctcacacctgtaatcccagcattttgggaggctgaggcgggcggatcacctgaggtcgggagttggagaccagcctgaccaacatggagaaaccccgtctctactaaaaatacaaaattagccgggtgtggtagcaggtgcctgtaatcccagctacttgggaggctgacgcaggagaattgcttgaacctgggaggtgggggttgcagtgagctgagatcttgccattgcactctggcctgggcaacaaaagtgaaactctgtttcaaaaaaaaaagaaactggagtgGAGAGTATGGAGTTCCCATCCCCACCACTCACAGCCTCCCCCATCATCGACGtcccccaccagagtggcacatttgttaGGACCGAGGAATCTACTTTGACACAGCATTAtcatacattatatttttaacccTCACAATGGCCCTCCAAGATCCGCCCTGTTCTTAccaccccccacctccactgCTTTAAGAATGAGGCCACTGTGCTTCTGGGGATCCAGTAAGAACTCCGGAGCCAGGATCTGACTCCACACAGGCCTGAGCACTGCACTCCGCGGCCTCCTGCCTGTGCTCACCGTGGCCTGGTTTACGCCGCACGTGTCCCGTGAGCTCCACCTTACAGGTGCAGAATGCAGGCTTGGAGCTGAGAGACTTGGCCAGGGTCACAGGGCGGAGAGCAGATTCTCCAGCTCAGGGTCCCAAGTCCACACGCTTTCCTCTCCACCAGATTTGAAGACTGTACCAGGAGAGCCGCAGTGTTCCGGAGCCACCGAGGGGCTGGGCCGGGCTTTGCCATATTTGAAGCGACCCCCCTGGACCCGAGAGACTGTGGGCTTGGGGAGCACGAGGAGGTTTCACAGCAGAAAGGACACCCCGGGGCTCCTGGACAAGCCGGAAAATGTGCCAGGGGAAGTCAGGCTCCAAGGGCACCACTCTGGGCTTCTAGCTGTGTGGGCTGGACCAAGAAGGCTCAGAGAAATGATCTCAGGCCTTGAAGTGGGGAGCAGAAACTGTATTATGAAGGCAGACAAACAGTTCCTGCAGAAGTGAGATTTGTGTGTGCAGCTGGGCCGCACCAGAGCAGTGATGAGAGCAGGCGCCCAGGACTCGCCGACACTGCCTGGGGGTGCAGCCCGCACTCCTCACTATGGTCAAATCCACTGTGTGTGCTTTCCAGTGGCCCGGGAGAGGACTCCATGGGGGAGGGATGCTCACCTTGTGGGCTTTGGAATATAAGCCCTTTCACCTTCTCCACTGTCCTCACCACCTTGGCAAGGCAGCTATTGTGACCCTGTTTTCTCAGGTGAGGAcgtggaggctgggaggggtcTGGATACTGGCCTGGCTAGTAGGAGGccgagtcaggatttgaaccagcAGATCATCTGACCCCAGAGCCGGTAGTGGGCGGCACAGCAGGAGCTGCAGCCGAGGCTCTTGACTCCTGCCTCGTCATTCTCTGAGGTCCACAGGACAAGCAGCCGGGGACCTGGGGCCCCATCCTGACGCCCTGGGGAGAGGTGCTAGGCCTCTTTTGGATCTATGGGCTACTTTTGGACCAGTGGAGCCGGGTAAAAACCATCTCAAACCGTGTGCCAGGAGAGGTCAGACTCCAAGAGCTCCACCTTCGGGCTTCCAGCTGTGTGGGCTGGACCAAGAAGGCTCAGAGAATTAGGGGGTTCGTATTTGATCCTTTTCCTTCCAAGACTGGGATTACCAGATAAAACACAGGGCatccagttacatttgaatttcaggtaacGATTTCTTTTTAAGTGTAAGTATGTAGCCAATATTGCATGAGAAATACTCATGCTAAAAAGTTATTCGTCATTTATCTGAAATGCAAGTTCAAATTTAACCGAGtaccctgtatttttatttgctaaatctagaAACTCTCTCCAAGAGGCTCCTTGGCCTACTCACAGGGAGAGCCCCATCTCCCTCTAGACAGGGGAGGCCCCTTTCTCAGGCCAGAAAAGATCTTGTAGTGAACTacgcaagaggctgaggcaggagggtcgcttcagcccaggaattcaaggcctgcctgggcaacagagcaagaccctgtctctggggAAAGTATCCTACCGTAGCCTCCCTCGGGccccccattcctccctcctcaggGCCAGGCAAGGGAGCAGCCCTCTGCTCTAGGCAGAAGTGCCAGCAGCCGCTCTCTGGAAAGCTAGGTTTTTCCTGAGCTGGCTCCCTGTGTCCTGTGGAAAATGCCTGGCCACAGTTTCTGTGGTTCCCAGGCTCCAACCCTGCAGTCCTCAGCCCTCATTCAGGAGGGGCCTCGGCAGGGTGGCGAGCGCCCTCTTTCCCTTGCCAGAGCCCCAAGGACTCTGCCAGCTCCCTCGCTTCGGCAGCAGCACTGCCCACCCTGTCGCTGGAGGTTCCTCCCCCTCAATCCACCCAGCTACCCCGAAAGGCAAATCATAGGCCTTTCTCGTCTTTTAAGGGTTTTTACTTCCATGGGGAAGCCTGTGTTGGATGAGAAAAGTATCCGGGGAAGGGGACACAGGTTCGGAAAGCTCTGCGAGTCCTGGACGCTGGTCTGCCTTCTTGGCTCACCCTGGAAGGTGGACGCTGGCCCCACACATCCCCTCTTAAAGACGCAGGCCGAGAGCCAGCAGATCCCAGGGCTTGCTGGCCCCAAGTGAGCTGTCGGGGCTTCAGAGGACGCTAGTCATGGCAACCCCAGCTCCGTGGCTGCCGCTGGGCCTGGGCTTCCCAGGACTCCCTCCTTCTTGTTCGCTTATGTAGGTGAAAAATGAGGTAACGGCActcccctgcccaccctcccccaAGAAGTGCCCAGGGTGTAAACGCGATAGCTTGTGTGAAGCCCACTGGAACCCAGGCTCACCAAGTCAGTCTTAACCAACACAGGCCCCAGCACCCGCAGAGCAGACACTGCGACGACAACAGACGACACAGAAGTGCCCGCTATGACTCCAGCACCGGGTCACGCCTCTCTGGAAACTCAAACGCTGAGTGCCGAGACCTCTTCTAGGGCCGCAACCCCAGCCGGCCCCATTCCAGAAGCAGAGCCCAGGGGAGCCAAGGGGATTTCCCCTGCAAGAGAGACCAGGACTTTCACAAAAACACCTCCCGACTTCATGGTGCTGATTGCCACCTCTGTGGAGACATCAGCCGCCAGTGGAAGCCCCGAGAGAGGCGGAATGACCACAGTTCAGACCGTCACAGGCAGTGATCCCGAGGAAGCCATCTTTGACACCCTTTGCACCGATGACAGCTCTGAAGAGGCAAAGACACTCGCAATGGACATATTGACATTGGCTCACACCTCCAAAGAAGCTAAGGGCCTGTCCTCAGAGAGCGGCGCCTCTTCCGACGGCCCCCATCCGGTCATCACCCCCTCATGGTCCCCGGGATCTGACGTCACTCTGCTCGCTGAAGCCCTGGTGACCGTCACCCACATCGAGGTTATCAATTGCAgcatcacagaaatagaaacaacgACTTCCAGCATCCCTGGGGCCTCAGACACAGATCACATCCCCACGGAAGGGGTGAAGGCCTCGCCCACGTCCCATCCACCAGCTCTGCCTGACTCCACTGACGCAAAACCACACGTCACGGAGGCCACAGCCTCTGCCGAGACCCTGTCCACAGCCGGCACCGCAGAGTCAGCTGCACCTGATGCCACGGTTGGGACCCCACTCCCCACCAACAGTGCCACAGAAAGAGAAGTGACAGCACTCAGGGCCACAACCCTCAGTGGAGCTCTGGCCACAGTTAGCGGGAATCCCCTGGAAGAAACCTCAGCCCTCTCTGTTGAGACACCAAGTTACGTCAGAGTCTCAGGAGCAGCCCCGGTCTCCATAGAAGCTGGGTCAGCAGTGGACAAAAGCACTTCCTTTGCTGGGAGCTCTGCTTCCTTCTACAGCCCCTCGGAAGCCGCCCTCGAGAACTTCACCCCTTCAGAGACACCCACCACGGGCATCACGACCAAGGGGCCCTTCCCCACCAGCAGGGACCCTCTTCCTTCTGTCCCTCCGACTACAACCAGCAGGGACCCTCTTCCTTCTGTCCCTCCGACTACAACCAGCAGCAGCCAAGGGACGAACAGCTCCTTAGCCAAGACCACGACCTCAGCGAAAACCCTGATGAAGCCCCCAACAGCCATGCCCACCACTGCTCGGACGAGGCCGACCGCAGACAGGAGTGCAGGTAAGTGGTTCTTGCCGGTGATCTTCAGGGATTTGGGATGCGGAGTTTCCAGGACGTCTCCGCACttgaggagtggagaggaag
This window of the Nomascus leucogenys isolate Asia chromosome 11, Asia_NLE_v1, whole genome shotgun sequence genome carries:
- the LOC115837295 gene encoding LOW QUALITY PROTEIN: mucin-20-like (The sequence of the model RefSeq protein was modified relative to this genomic sequence to represent the inferred CDS: deleted 1 base in 1 codon); protein product: MGSLWGLALPLFFFFWEVGVPGSSAGPSTRRADTATTTDDTEVPAMTPAPGHASLETQTLSAETSSRAATPAGPIPEAEPRGAKGISPARETRTFTKTPPDFMVLIATSVETSAASGSPERGGMTTVQTVTGSDPEEAIFDTLCTDDSSEEAKTLAMDILTLAHTSKEAKGLSSESGASSDGPHPVITPSWSPGSDVTLLAEALVTVTHIEVINCSITEIETTTSSIPGASDTDHIPTEGVKASPTSHPPALPDSTDAKPHVTEATASAETLSTAGTAESAAPDATVGTPLPTNSATEREVTALRATTLSGALATVSGNPLEETSALSVETPSYVRVSGAAPVSIEAGSAVDKSTSFAGSSASFYSPSEAALENFTPSETPTTGITTKGPFPTSRDPLPSVPPTTTSRDPLPSVPPTTTSSSQGTNSSLAKTTTSAKTLMKPQQPCPPLLGRGRPQTGVQMFFGLLPPLDGKPLVPPKFLQSQAPPAVGGQDAHQSPPSVPGGPFLCSPGTTAGGVAPEGSIRVQCLTQGTQKPCPYGFLRSTAPSPRQPRAGTNRVGAQGPQRSEFLPQLPGSTGRQHRVLCSALGARSLQLKKQIRPRAPWPGPGTWNTAVLGRPHPLLPEDLVSPSVFCHPWRRLQVLCAARPALHRPEAATGGAAGRRMRARGGGCGAGAAVRVQAAARDPWHRPQPPEVPGGFRLSLN